The Polynucleobacter sp. HIN7 genomic interval GATGCAGATAAAACATGCATTGATTTGCTGAGCAAAAAATTCCGAAAGTGGTATTGGATTCACTCGTGGTGTACGCCTCGGTGATGATTTCTTTTGACTCCAAGGTCCAACGATCAAAGACGGTTTGAGCGAGTACAAAATCGGGTAAAAACCAGCCCAAAAAGACCAGCAAAAGGGTCAAAATTGACTGCATTTTAGGACTTAAAACTGGTAGCTGGCGGTGACCCAGCCGCGGGGGTTGGTGGTGGTGCCATCGACCGCTACTTTTTGACCAGTATAGGTATACAAGGGGTTTTGGCCAACCTGCCAAGCCACCATAGCGCCTAGGTTCCAGCCCTCATAATTCCATTTGGCTCCAAAACCAGCGCCTTTTAGCCAATAGGTGTTGTTGGCGTTTGTTGCCCCCTGCCAATTCCCGGCAGGGGTATTTTTATATTGTTGGACGACGCCCGCATCAAAAAAAATGGAGCCTAAGACGTTATAGGGCAGTTGTTGGCGCAGCTCAATCGTGCCCAAGCCCCCTTGGGAGCCACCCCCTTGGGCGACCGGATAGGCGCGTACCCCATAAGGCCCACCCAAATAAAATTGCTCTGCAGAGTTCAGATTGACCGATGCCACTTGCCCAGAGATCCCAACATATACCGTGGTTCCGGTTGCGCTACCGAGTTGCTGATTCCGGTTTGCGGAAAATGTCATCTTAGTAAAGGATGTGGGGGTATTAGAGCCATAACCTTGGCCACTGGTTGGCGAGATTGCTAAATTACCAATGACGAAACCAAGCGAGCCGGCACTAATGGCCCCACCACCAAACCCATCGTAGTGGTTACCAGAAATTCCAAAGGTAATGTTTTTGATGTCATACGCACTAATCACGGCATTGGTCAGAAAACTTTTGTTCATGTAACTTTTGATGTCATAACCTAAGGTCGTGTTCACATTGGTGCCTTGGCGACGAATCAGTGGATAGGCTAAATTCACGCCCGCGGTCCAGGCATCACCATATCCGCCATTGGGATAGCCATAGTTACTAACATTTTTATAGTTCAAATAAGTACCCGATGCACCAAGACGCAAACCGGTGCGTGTGACTGGGAGCGAATATGCGCCCTGAACGTATTGCGAGCCCTCGGAGTAGATGCCATTGACTGAAGCCTGATCACCAATCCCCGTGGGGTTATTGAGGTTAAAGGCCACAATCCCTTGGTTCTGGCCAGTACTACGGCTACCGTAGTTGTTCGCCTCGGCCTTCCCCTGTATCAGTGGGCCATCGGCCAAGTCCATGCGTAAGGCGGTATCTCCCGGATTTTGGCCAGGCTCTAATTTGCTCTCGACTATCACACCGGGTGTTTCATTCAGAATCAAGGAGGCCCGCTCAATCGCCTGGGTATTTAATGGTGAACCAATCGGATTCACATCAGTAATATACGCACGCACGCTATCTTTACTAAAACGCGTCGGACCCTTGGTGGTATCGACAATCACGTCGCTTAACTTCGCTTCGGTGATCGCAATGCGTACCACACCATCAGCAATGCGCTGCGGTGGCAAGGTGGCTTGCACGAGTAATCCATTTTGACGGTAAAAATCAACGATCACATCGCAGACTTTTTGCAGTTCATCAAAGGTCAAGGATTTATTGAGGTAGGGTTTCAGAATCGCCTGCACTTTTTCTTCAGGAATAGTTTTGATGCCTTCAAGCACAAACCGTTTTACATCGACCCGCACTTCTTGAGCCTTAGGATCCTTTGGCTTTACAGGCTCTGGTGCGGGCTGCGGAAGCTGCAATGGAGACGGCATGGGTAACTGCCGCTCAAGGCCCTGCTGCAAGGCACCAGCATCAATCGGGGGTTGATTGGCTTGAGCAAACACAAGGCTGCTTCCCAAAAAACTCAGGCAGGCAACTAATTGACATGAGGGGCGGTAGATAGTTTTCATTGGCAGTATGAGATTAAGCATTGATTCTAAAGCTATTCTGGGTATTTTCTAAAGGCAACAATCCCCAATTTGGATCAATTTTCCAGACACTTACAACGATTGAATGATTGGGATTCTAATTTAAAAAGTTTAATTTTTTCAATAGGATACGAAGTTCGTTTTGCAAAAAAGGTGTTTTACTGTGGAATTGCTTACAAAATTTCAAACGATCAGCTACGCTAATTGCTATTAACTTCAATTCATCGAGATCTGCCATGAAAAAAGCAA includes:
- a CDS encoding ShlB/FhaC/HecB family hemolysin secretion/activation protein, which gives rise to MKTIYRPSCQLVACLSFLGSSLVFAQANQPPIDAGALQQGLERQLPMPSPLQLPQPAPEPVKPKDPKAQEVRVDVKRFVLEGIKTIPEEKVQAILKPYLNKSLTFDELQKVCDVIVDFYRQNGLLVQATLPPQRIADGVVRIAITEAKLSDVIVDTTKGPTRFSKDSVRAYITDVNPIGSPLNTQAIERASLILNETPGVIVESKLEPGQNPGDTALRMDLADGPLIQGKAEANNYGSRSTGQNQGIVAFNLNNPTGIGDQASVNGIYSEGSQYVQGAYSLPVTRTGLRLGASGTYLNYKNVSNYGYPNGGYGDAWTAGVNLAYPLIRRQGTNVNTTLGYDIKSYMNKSFLTNAVISAYDIKNITFGISGNHYDGFGGGAISAGSLGFVIGNLAISPTSGQGYGSNTPTSFTKMTFSANRNQQLGSATGTTVYVGISGQVASVNLNSAEQFYLGGPYGVRAYPVAQGGGSQGGLGTIELRQQLPYNVLGSIFFDAGVVQQYKNTPAGNWQGATNANNTYWLKGAGFGAKWNYEGWNLGAMVAWQVGQNPLYTYTGQKVAVDGTTTNPRGWVTASYQF